In Chromobacterium rhizoryzae, one genomic interval encodes:
- a CDS encoding amidohydrolase — MTALPAYWLGPLLLEDGFERNAAGQVVATTTRRAHLLIADGRIAELRFDAAPEDGRPRRDARGWLALPAFADMHIHLDKGHYGGPWRAATPFVSVAERIREEQGFLLDFLPDTRRRAEALLDLIAADGVAFARVHCNVDPVAGLATMEQVRLALDSRKHWLDYELVAFPQHGLLSGGTLKLMDQALASGFDVVGGLDPASVDGDIERSLHATLELAVKHGAPVDLHLHERGELGAYTLERLARLSESAGLAGRVSVSHAYCLGELEPARLNQVCAALAASGIAIVSAAPIDVPMPPPRVLAAHGIPLSLGNDNINDHWTPYNSGSIVERASRLGERHGWNDEYSLSRALRHISRGLTPLDDAGRRVWPQVGDAADLTLVDACCSAELIARRKPVRGVLRGGRPGWWAEG, encoded by the coding sequence ATGACCGCCCTACCCGCCTACTGGCTTGGCCCCTTATTGCTGGAAGACGGCTTCGAACGCAACGCCGCCGGCCAAGTCGTCGCCACCACCACCCGCCGCGCCCATTTGCTGATCGCCGACGGCCGCATCGCCGAACTGCGCTTCGACGCGGCCCCGGAAGACGGGCGGCCGCGCCGGGACGCGCGCGGCTGGCTGGCGCTGCCGGCCTTCGCCGACATGCACATCCACCTGGACAAAGGCCATTACGGCGGGCCTTGGCGCGCCGCCACGCCCTTCGTCAGCGTGGCGGAGCGCATCCGCGAGGAACAAGGTTTTCTGCTGGATTTCCTGCCCGACACCCGGCGCCGCGCCGAAGCGCTGCTGGACCTGATCGCCGCCGACGGCGTCGCCTTTGCCCGCGTGCATTGCAATGTGGACCCGGTGGCCGGTCTCGCCACCATGGAGCAAGTGCGTCTGGCGCTGGACAGCCGCAAGCATTGGCTGGATTACGAGCTGGTCGCCTTCCCGCAGCACGGCCTGCTGTCCGGCGGCACCCTCAAGCTGATGGACCAGGCGCTGGCCTCCGGTTTCGATGTGGTGGGCGGGCTGGACCCGGCCAGCGTGGATGGCGATATCGAACGTTCGCTCCATGCCACGCTGGAGCTGGCGGTCAAGCACGGCGCGCCGGTGGACCTGCATCTGCACGAGCGCGGCGAGCTGGGCGCCTACACGCTGGAACGGCTGGCGCGGCTGAGCGAATCGGCCGGCCTGGCCGGCCGGGTCAGCGTCAGCCACGCTTACTGTCTGGGGGAACTGGAACCGGCCCGGCTGAACCAGGTGTGCGCGGCGCTGGCCGCCAGCGGCATCGCCATCGTGTCGGCGGCGCCCATCGACGTGCCGATGCCGCCGCCGCGCGTCCTGGCCGCGCACGGCATTCCGCTGAGCCTGGGCAACGACAACATCAACGACCACTGGACGCCCTACAACAGCGGCAGCATCGTCGAGCGCGCCAGCCGTCTGGGCGAGCGCCACGGCTGGAACGATGAATACTCGCTGAGCCGCGCCTTGCGCCACATCAGCCGCGGCCTGACGCCGCTGGACGACGCCGGCCGCCGCGTGTGGCCGCAAGTCGGCGACGCCGCCGATCTGACCCTGGTGGACGCCTGTTGCTCCGCCGAGCTGATCGCCCGCCGCAAGCCGGTGCGCGGCGTGCTGCGCGGCGGCCGGCCGGGCTGGTGGGCCGAGGGCTAG
- a CDS encoding thioredoxin family protein, whose product MKLTLISLAFVAASLALPAQAASAPVDGHALPPGIAWLQGDVAAAFAKAKSENKPLFLYWGAVWCPPCNQVKATIFNRQDFIARTRQFVPVYLDGDSPDAQKLGSEFKVRGYPTMILFRPDGAEITRLPGEVDPERYLRTLELGLAVVRPVKALLQAALAGDKLADGDWQLLADYSWDTDQAQIVPEKQVAATLAGLADKAPAQPAATALRLKLKALAAAAGEDAPAPDRAAGLAVARAALAQPRANADILINSAADIVKALSADGAERQALAAQWDAALEKLAADAGLSTADRLGALSSRLALARLNQPKGELPRSLREEVKQRVAAADKATGNPYERQAVITAGADLLTQAGWLDESDTLLKAELSRSHAPYYHMLILASNAKQRGDKAAALDWYRQAYEAANGPATRLQWGVSYLSGAIELAPADEKRIESTASAIFKEAGGTPSAFYERNRRSLEKAVNRLKAWGRQQQQAAALARLAGQLDEVCAKLPAGDPQKPVCEGLAQSARS is encoded by the coding sequence ATGAAGCTTACCTTGATCTCGCTGGCTTTTGTCGCCGCCAGCCTGGCCTTGCCGGCGCAGGCGGCCTCCGCGCCGGTTGACGGCCACGCCTTGCCGCCCGGCATAGCCTGGCTGCAGGGCGATGTGGCGGCGGCCTTCGCCAAGGCCAAGTCGGAAAACAAGCCGCTGTTCCTGTACTGGGGCGCGGTATGGTGCCCGCCGTGCAACCAGGTCAAGGCCACCATTTTCAACCGCCAGGACTTCATCGCCCGCACCCGCCAGTTCGTGCCGGTCTACCTGGACGGGGACAGCCCGGACGCGCAAAAACTGGGCAGCGAATTCAAAGTGCGCGGCTACCCGACCATGATTCTGTTCCGGCCGGACGGCGCCGAGATCACTCGCCTGCCGGGCGAGGTGGACCCGGAGCGTTATCTGCGCACGCTGGAGCTGGGGCTGGCGGTGGTGCGGCCGGTGAAAGCGCTGCTGCAGGCGGCCTTGGCCGGGGACAAGCTGGCGGACGGCGATTGGCAATTGCTGGCGGATTATTCCTGGGACACCGATCAGGCGCAGATCGTGCCGGAGAAGCAGGTGGCGGCGACGCTGGCGGGTTTGGCGGACAAGGCGCCGGCGCAGCCGGCGGCCACCGCGCTGCGGCTGAAGCTGAAAGCGCTGGCCGCGGCTGCCGGCGAGGACGCTCCGGCGCCGGACCGCGCAGCGGGGCTAGCCGTCGCGCGCGCCGCCTTGGCGCAGCCGCGCGCCAACGCCGACATCCTGATCAATAGCGCCGCCGACATCGTCAAGGCGCTGAGCGCGGACGGGGCGGAGCGCCAGGCCTTGGCGGCGCAATGGGACGCCGCGCTGGAAAAACTGGCCGCGGACGCGGGCTTGTCCACCGCGGACCGCCTGGGCGCCTTGTCGTCGCGGCTGGCGCTGGCGCGTCTGAACCAGCCCAAGGGCGAGCTGCCGCGATCCTTGCGCGAGGAAGTCAAACAGCGGGTGGCGGCCGCGGACAAGGCCACCGGCAATCCTTACGAACGCCAGGCGGTGATCACCGCCGGCGCCGACCTGCTGACGCAAGCCGGCTGGCTGGACGAATCCGATACGCTGCTGAAAGCGGAACTGAGCCGCTCCCACGCGCCGTACTACCACATGCTGATCCTGGCCTCCAACGCCAAGCAGCGCGGCGACAAGGCCGCGGCGCTGGACTGGTACCGGCAGGCTTACGAAGCGGCCAACGGCCCGGCCACGCGGCTGCAATGGGGCGTCAGCTATCTGAGCGGGGCGATTGAACTGGCGCCGGCAGACGAGAAACGGATAGAGAGCACCGCCAGCGCCATTTTCAAGGAAGCGGGCGGCACGCCCAGCGCCTTCTACGAGCGCAACCGGCGCTCGCTGGAAAAAGCGGTGAACCGGCTCAAGGCCTGGGGCCGGCAGCAACAGCAGGCGGCGGCGCTGGCGCGGCTGGCCGGGCAGCTGGACGAGGTGTGCGCCAAGTTGCCGGCCGGCGATCCGCAAAAGCCGGTGTGCGAGGGCCTGGCGCAGTCCGCTCGCTCTTGA
- a CDS encoding GGDEF domain-containing protein: MSFFLDPRTTLACTAGYSLVISLVTFLFWRRSQRQPAVLALAIGGLLDAAAGLLYLAPLDLDPALISIGAKLLIQLAALQVLISIERFYNHSSHYSLPLGLALIFIPLLLFAHDGLAHSALARHAIFSLGGCLLWGLIAWRLWQAEQDSPRAGKSLASALAVLTLLLELTQLALALSSGQPEMEVASQRQNLLLLMTQWSGYGVVVCQLYLVYERAMDQLLQQSRSDSLTRLLNRRSFDEEAVTAFRLAQRERRALSLIVLDLDHFKSINDRHGHLAGDQALTALADCLRRQARQTDLIGRHGGEEFCILLPDTGREQAAQVAERLRAAIARIELPLPDAGARLRFTASLGVACLNSSHASLESLFCEADAMLYQAKHHGRDKVMLSALPAAG, from the coding sequence ATGTCATTTTTCCTCGACCCACGGACAACGCTGGCTTGCACCGCCGGCTACAGCCTGGTCATCTCCCTGGTCACCTTCCTGTTCTGGCGACGCAGCCAGCGCCAGCCCGCCGTATTGGCGCTCGCCATCGGCGGCCTGCTGGACGCGGCGGCCGGCCTGCTCTACCTGGCCCCGCTGGATCTGGACCCTGCCTTGATCTCCATCGGCGCCAAGCTGTTGATCCAGCTGGCCGCCTTGCAGGTGCTGATCAGCATCGAGCGTTTTTACAATCACTCCAGCCATTACAGCCTGCCCTTGGGGCTGGCGCTGATCTTCATCCCCCTGCTGCTGTTCGCCCACGACGGACTGGCGCATTCGGCGCTGGCCCGCCACGCCATCTTCTCGCTGGGCGGCTGCCTGCTGTGGGGGCTGATTGCCTGGCGGCTGTGGCAGGCGGAACAAGACAGCCCGCGCGCCGGCAAATCCCTGGCCTCGGCGCTGGCGGTGCTGACCCTGCTGCTGGAGCTGACGCAGTTGGCGCTGGCCCTGTCTTCCGGACAGCCGGAAATGGAAGTGGCCAGCCAAAGACAGAATCTCTTGCTGCTGATGACGCAGTGGTCCGGCTACGGCGTGGTGGTGTGCCAGCTCTACCTGGTGTACGAACGGGCGATGGATCAGTTGTTGCAGCAATCGCGCAGCGACAGCCTGACCCGCTTGCTGAACCGGCGCAGCTTCGACGAGGAGGCGGTGACGGCCTTCCGCCTGGCTCAGCGCGAGCGGCGCGCCTTGTCGCTGATCGTGCTGGATCTGGACCATTTCAAAAGCATCAACGACCGCCACGGCCACCTGGCCGGCGACCAGGCGCTGACCGCGCTGGCGGACTGTCTGCGCCGGCAGGCGCGGCAGACCGATCTGATCGGCCGCCACGGCGGCGAGGAGTTTTGCATTCTGCTGCCGGACACCGGCCGCGAGCAGGCGGCGCAGGTGGCGGAGCGCTTGCGCGCCGCCATCGCCCGCATCGAACTGCCGCTGCCGGACGCCGGCGCGCGGCTGCGTTTCACCGCCAGCCTGGGCGTGGCCTGTCTGAACAGCAGCCACGCCTCGCTGGAAAGCCTGTTCTGCGAGGCCGACGCCATGCTCTACCAGGCCAAGCATCACGGCCGCGACAAGGTGATGCTGTCGGCGCTGCCCGCCGCCGGTTGA
- the arfB gene encoding alternative ribosome rescue aminoacyl-tRNA hydrolase ArfB, translated as MDKPRYPISEREVEFSAMRAQGAGGQNVNKVSSAVHLRFDVRASSLPEWLRERLLAQPDQRLNKDGVLVIKAQQHRTQELNRADALQRLQAWVDAASHIPKARRATKPTYGSKQRRLAGKTRRGEVKSLRGKVDL; from the coding sequence ATGGACAAGCCGCGGTATCCGATCAGCGAGCGCGAAGTGGAATTCAGCGCGATGCGCGCGCAAGGCGCGGGCGGGCAAAACGTCAACAAAGTGTCGTCGGCGGTGCACCTGCGCTTCGACGTGCGCGCCTCCTCCTTGCCGGAATGGCTGCGCGAGCGGCTGCTGGCCCAGCCGGACCAACGCTTGAACAAGGACGGGGTGCTGGTGATCAAGGCGCAGCAGCACCGCACTCAGGAATTGAACCGCGCCGACGCGCTGCAGCGCCTGCAGGCCTGGGTCGACGCCGCCAGCCACATCCCCAAGGCGCGCCGCGCCACCAAACCCACTTACGGCTCCAAGCAGCGGCGGCTGGCCGGCAAGACGCGGCGCGGCGAGGTCAAGTCCCTGCGCGGTAAAGTGGATCTATAG
- a CDS encoding methyl-accepting chemotaxis protein, producing the protein MKGLTIRAQLQLLAFGIVVSCLLIGAVGYQSTAHLARSINELLDSQGAVRRQMDADMMHDAVHGDVLALMLAQKNGDRAALTEIRKDVDEHRKRFLGAMKENQDKINDPDARALLQQILPVVERYTAAAAAIVAVGFDQPEQATAKLKDFQQDFALLEDKMEKLADAIDNGSRRQNDSTVAQVGVAAVLIIVAALAAALLMALLCWWVARSVLPPIERFKDAAQRIERSGDLSIRAQAGRRDELGAAIGEFNTLMDTLQGIVGKVGQTSGALGDSVDEISQLTQSVEQASRLQTDSAQSMAGAIQQLADHLASVAEHADSTLRIAGEVGQCSSEGSKAVQQTVGNIGNLAQTIHHSANSVQLLEGDIRKIGGMVDSIRGIAEQTNLLALNAAIEAARAGESGRGFAVVADEVRALAERTSQATADIVNVISQLQATSEQVVSGMENGVGQVEQGVELVKQLGGMVDQIGRQAGVAEERIRNISRLLDNQKEAGAQILVNVDAVTQHAGTTSRSVEQVQDELLQLRGHFGELSESIRHMRV; encoded by the coding sequence ATGAAAGGCTTGACGATTAGGGCGCAGCTGCAGCTGCTGGCTTTCGGCATAGTGGTGTCCTGCCTGCTGATCGGCGCGGTCGGCTACCAAAGCACGGCGCACCTGGCGCGCAGCATCAATGAGTTGTTGGACAGCCAGGGCGCGGTGCGCCGGCAGATGGACGCCGACATGATGCACGACGCGGTGCACGGCGACGTTCTGGCGCTGATGCTGGCGCAGAAGAACGGCGATCGCGCCGCGCTGACGGAAATCCGCAAGGACGTGGACGAGCACCGCAAGCGCTTTCTCGGGGCGATGAAGGAAAACCAGGACAAGATCAACGATCCCGACGCCCGCGCCTTGCTGCAGCAGATCCTGCCGGTGGTGGAGCGCTACACCGCGGCCGCCGCCGCCATCGTCGCGGTCGGCTTCGACCAGCCGGAACAGGCGACGGCCAAGCTGAAGGATTTCCAGCAGGACTTCGCGCTGCTGGAAGACAAGATGGAAAAACTGGCCGACGCCATCGACAACGGTTCGCGGCGGCAGAACGACAGCACGGTGGCGCAGGTGGGCGTGGCCGCCGTGCTCATCATCGTCGCGGCGCTGGCCGCGGCCTTGCTGATGGCCTTGCTGTGCTGGTGGGTGGCGCGTTCGGTGCTGCCGCCGATCGAGCGGTTCAAGGACGCGGCGCAACGCATAGAGCGCAGCGGCGATCTGTCCATTCGCGCGCAGGCGGGGCGGCGCGACGAGCTGGGCGCCGCCATCGGCGAATTCAACACCTTGATGGACACCTTGCAAGGCATTGTCGGCAAGGTGGGCCAGACTTCCGGCGCGCTGGGAGACTCCGTCGACGAGATTTCCCAGCTCACCCAGAGCGTGGAGCAGGCCAGCCGGCTGCAAACCGATTCGGCGCAGTCCATGGCCGGCGCCATCCAGCAATTGGCCGACCACCTGGCCAGCGTGGCCGAGCACGCCGACAGCACTTTGCGGATCGCCGGCGAAGTGGGTCAATGCTCGAGCGAGGGCAGCAAGGCGGTGCAGCAGACCGTGGGCAATATCGGCAACCTGGCCCAGACCATTCATCACAGCGCCAACAGCGTGCAATTGCTGGAGGGCGACATCCGCAAGATAGGCGGCATGGTGGATTCGATCCGCGGCATTGCCGAGCAAACCAATCTCCTGGCCTTGAACGCCGCCATCGAAGCCGCGCGCGCCGGCGAATCCGGCCGCGGTTTCGCCGTGGTGGCCGACGAGGTGCGCGCGCTGGCGGAGCGCACTTCGCAGGCGACGGCGGACATCGTCAACGTCATTTCCCAGCTGCAAGCCACCTCGGAGCAAGTGGTCAGCGGCATGGAAAACGGCGTAGGCCAGGTGGAGCAGGGCGTGGAGCTGGTGAAGCAGTTGGGCGGCATGGTGGACCAGATCGGCCGCCAGGCCGGGGTGGCGGAGGAGCGCATCCGCAATATTTCCCGGCTGCTGGACAATCAAAAAGAGGCCGGCGCGCAAATCCTGGTCAACGTCGACGCGGTGACCCAGCATGCCGGCACCACCAGCCGTTCGGTGGAGCAGGTGCAGGATGAATTGCTGCAGCTGCGCGGCCATTTTGGCGAACTGAGCGAGTCCATCCGCCATATGCGGGTCTGA
- a CDS encoding 3'-5' exonuclease: MSRRIAVIDFETNGASPGRDCRATEIGVALLEDGRIVGRYQSLINAGVWIPPMIERLTGISNAMLRDAPPPAVAMAEAARFVGDTPLAAHNASFDRKFWDYELAQLGLSRSQDFACTLLLSRRVLPQAPDHKLGTLARWLSLPDTGRAHRALADAEMAAHLLSHLQGELSSRYGAHLCEHGQLCGMQKVSAAKIGQYLQAQAG, translated from the coding sequence ATGAGTCGACGCATCGCCGTCATCGATTTCGAAACCAACGGCGCGTCCCCGGGACGCGACTGTCGCGCCACCGAAATCGGCGTGGCGCTGCTGGAGGACGGCCGCATCGTCGGCCGTTACCAAAGCCTGATCAACGCCGGGGTGTGGATTCCGCCGATGATTGAGCGGCTGACCGGCATCAGCAACGCGATGCTGCGCGACGCGCCGCCGCCGGCGGTGGCGATGGCCGAAGCGGCGCGCTTCGTCGGCGACACGCCGCTGGCCGCTCACAACGCCAGCTTCGACCGCAAGTTCTGGGATTACGAGCTGGCCCAGCTGGGCCTGTCGCGCAGCCAGGACTTCGCCTGCACCCTGCTGCTGTCGCGCCGGGTGCTGCCGCAGGCGCCGGACCACAAGCTGGGCACTTTGGCGCGCTGGCTGAGCCTGCCGGACACCGGCCGCGCCCACCGCGCGCTGGCCGACGCGGAAATGGCCGCGCATTTGCTATCGCATTTGCAGGGCGAACTGAGCAGCCGCTATGGCGCGCATCTGTGTGAGCACGGCCAGCTGTGCGGCATGCAGAAAGTCAGCGCGGCCAAGATAGGCCAGTATCTGCAAGCCCAGGCCGGCTGA
- a CDS encoding LysR family transcriptional regulator: MKLTLRQLRYALAVARHGGISAAAERLNVSQPAVSAAVGELEGILGQALFVRTRGSGMATTPFGRQALAQARRTVEAAMALEGLADGADALAGELALACFEDLAPYCLPPLLRALRERHPSLRVEPRECGFDLIGPQLLQGGLDVAISYDLALPPALALTELRTLAPHALLAADHPLARNEQVGLRELCEWPLLLTEQAHSGPHFLDLLRMHGLRPARLESVRSLELQRGMVAHGLGVAIAYTRPSGDHSYDGRPLALRPIADPLPAQRIVLACLRERAETPAVAALRERALAWFEARPEFGVVAPDEGG; the protein is encoded by the coding sequence ATGAAGCTGACCTTGCGTCAATTGCGCTACGCGCTGGCCGTGGCCCGTCACGGCGGCATCAGCGCCGCGGCCGAACGGCTGAACGTCTCCCAGCCGGCGGTATCCGCCGCCGTCGGAGAGCTGGAAGGCATCCTGGGACAGGCCTTGTTCGTGCGCACCCGCGGCTCCGGCATGGCGACGACGCCGTTTGGCCGGCAAGCGCTGGCGCAGGCGCGGCGGACCGTGGAAGCCGCGATGGCGTTGGAAGGGCTGGCCGACGGCGCGGACGCCTTGGCCGGGGAATTGGCCTTAGCTTGCTTCGAGGATCTGGCGCCCTACTGTCTGCCGCCCTTGCTGCGCGCGCTGCGCGAGCGGCATCCGTCCTTGCGCGTGGAGCCGCGGGAGTGCGGCTTCGACCTGATCGGCCCGCAATTGCTGCAAGGCGGGCTGGACGTCGCCATCAGCTACGATCTGGCGCTGCCGCCCGCGCTGGCGCTGACCGAACTGCGCACGCTGGCGCCCCACGCGCTGCTGGCGGCCGATCATCCGCTGGCGCGAAACGAACAGGTGGGCTTGAGGGAATTATGCGAATGGCCGCTTTTGCTGACCGAGCAGGCGCACAGCGGCCCGCATTTTCTGGACTTGCTCCGCATGCACGGCCTGCGGCCGGCCCGGCTGGAGTCGGTCCGCAGCCTTGAGCTGCAACGCGGCATGGTGGCTCACGGCCTGGGCGTGGCCATCGCCTACACCCGGCCCAGCGGCGACCACAGCTATGACGGCCGGCCGCTGGCGCTGCGGCCCATCGCCGATCCGCTGCCGGCGCAACGCATCGTGCTCGCCTGCCTCCGGGAGCGCGCGGAGACGCCGGCCGTCGCCGCCTTGCGCGAACGGGCGCTGGCCTGGTTCGAGGCCAGACCGGAGTTTGGCGTCGTCGCGCCAGACGAAGGCGGCTGA